Proteins encoded together in one Phyllostomus discolor isolate MPI-MPIP mPhyDis1 chromosome 6, mPhyDis1.pri.v3, whole genome shotgun sequence window:
- the RHOG gene encoding rho-related GTP-binding protein RhoG: MQSIKCVVVGDGAVGKTCLLICYTTNAFPKEYIPTVFDNYSAQSAVDGRTVNLNLWDTAGQEEYDRLRTLSYPQTNVFVICFSIASPPSYENVRHKWHPEVCHHCPDVPILLVGTKKDLRAQPDTLRRLKEQGQAPITPQQGQALAKQIHAVRYLECSALQQDGVKEVFAEAVRAVLNPTPIKRGRSCVLL; the protein is encoded by the coding sequence ATGCAAAGCATCAAGTGTGTCGTGGTGGGCGATGGGGCTGTAGGCAAGACATGCCTGCTCATCTGCTACACAACTAACGCCTTCCCCAAGGAATACATCCCCACAGTGTTCGACAATTACAGCGCCCAGAGCGCAGTTGATGGGCGCACAGTGAACCTGAACCTGTGGGACACAGCGGGCCAGGAGGAGTACGACCGCCTCCGCACACTCTCCTACCCTCAGACCAACGTCTTTGTCATCTGTTTCTCCATTGCCAGTCCACCCTCTTATGAGAATGTGCGGCACAAGTGGCATCCAGAGGTGTGCCACCACTGCCCAGATGTGCCCATTCTCCTAGTGGGCACCAAGAAGGACCTGAGAGCCCAGCCTGACACCCTGCGGCGCCTCAAGGAGCAGGGCCAAGCACCCATCACACCGCAGCAGGGCCAGGCACTGGCCAAGCAGATCCATGCTGTGCGCTACCTCGAGTGCTCGGCCCTGCAGCAGGACGGCGTCAAGGAAGTGTTTGCTGAGGCCGTCCGGGCTGTGCTCAACCCCACACCGATCAAGCGTGGGCGGTCCTGCGTCCTCTTGTGA